TTGATCTGGCTCCTTCCCCCACCACTTGTTTCATCGAGGCATTTCCAAGCTCGGTCAAAAGCTGAGTGTTAGAGAGCCAGAAACTCTGGTTGATTCAGAgatttctctgcagttttctgctCCTTGACCAACACAGGAGGTCAGGCTGGCCAGGCAGATGGATATTTTCAGATGCAAAGCAAATCTGCTCTGCAAGCTTCCCAAAGCAGAACAgtttctccagctttcctgttgGCAAACATGGAGCAGCAAAACAAGAAGTAAGGGGAAGCAAAACTGCCACTGGTCACTGCAGCAGTATGGAGACAGGAGCGGCTTCTACAGAGAAGATGCTTTGGATGTGATACCCCCAGATGTGAACAGCATCTTGGCAGCCTTTCCAAAGTCTCCAGCAAGCCCTGGGAGGTATGGGGACCTGTCGGTGCTCCTAACACAGCTCCACGGGACAAGTCATGGTGGCGGGCAGGGGGAAAGCAGCTTTCCTTCAGCATTACCCAGCCCCATCTTGTGGCAAAGATCAGCAAAACCTCCAAGAGCAGCGGTGAAGTCCGCCACCACCACGTCTGCCTGCTGGGTGGGCATTAGGGTGCTTTCCAGGTGTCTTCTCCTGCCCTAAGGTTAAAGCatcccttctcctgcagcacccccaggcccagctgcaggcagcagtggtaGGGTTGGCCCGAGCTGCAGCTGGCCAGCTCCAATGCTTGCATGAGGAGCTTGTCCTTGGCTGCTGCCACCCGAGCACTGAGCCTGCTGCGGGATTTGCCCAAACAGGCTGGGTACATCTTGATTGCAGAAGCACACGCTGGTGAGTTGTCCCCCATGTCCTCTCTGTGCCACCTCATTGTAGCCTCCATTCCCAGTCCATCTTTCATTTCTGGAGGCCATCAATGTTATTGACTCCCATCCCTCCTGAAGGAGGCCCATGCAGCTCTGCCACAAGCAGAGAGCAACAGTGAGAAGCACCAGGCAGATGCTCTTCGCTCTGCAGAGAGTTATGAGGGTTCTCTCTCCATGGTGGCCAAGCAACCTCAGGCTGGCAGCTGGTGGCATCAGAGAGTGACAAATGCACATGGAGGCTGATGGACCTTCACCATCCTCTTCTTTGAGAACAGCGAGAATCCAGAGAGGGAGGGGATGACTCTAAGGCGCTGGTATGGAGGGTGTCACGCTGTCCCCTGCTAGCAATGGCTAGCAAACACAGCCCAAATCAAAGGCCCAAAGCAGAGGGTAGGAAGCATTTTAGATGGGGAAGTGGGAACTGTCCCAGGTCACCAGCTCCcaaagagctggagaaggaggtAGGTCTTGGTTTCCACCTCTTTGGCTGTGTAAATCCGGAATGCTGTGGGTAGCCAGCCACCGGGGCCTTCATTCTAACGGCTGGGTCCCCACCAGTCTGGAACGGGGAGCAGTTTTTAGGGTTAGGGGTTTTTAGGGTTAGGGGTTTAGGTCCCGCCATGAGTCTTGCAGCCCCCTGCCGGGTAGGAGGTGAGGCTGCCTTGGGTGCCCCGGCGGGGGTGAGGAGGCAGGGGGGCGCCCGGGCTGCACCCTTCGCGTCCGACTGTGTGAGCCCACACGGCGGCTGATGGGAAGCGACACGACGGACAGTGTGGCTGGAAAGCCTGTCATGGCAGAAAAGCCAGGAATAAGCAACTCGCATCCCCACAGCTCGAGCCCTGGCAGTCCCACTGCCCCTGACCCACGGACCCAGCGGGCAGGGGGAGCGTGGGGGGCTGTGGCACGAGGCCGCCTGCCCATTTGGGCCGAGGGGTCAATGCCTGCAGAGCCACCAAGGACACCATGCAGCCGTGTCATTGTCCCACCACCGGTTCTCCTCCCAGAGCCGTGGGACTTCCCGAGGGAACAACGTTTGCCAGGGAAGCGACACTGGAGGCGTGAGGGAGCTCTGCTTTGCCGGGCACAGCGCGGGAGAGGcgggcagctccctgcccctcGCCCCCTGCCCGCTCTGCCTGTACCGGGACCCCCCAGGGCCAACCCGGCGCCCCCGGGCCCTGCCTCCCGCCGGCGGGCCACAGCGcggctgcccgcccgccccggctgcgctcccaggggctgggcagcaccGGAGCGGACGGGGGTGTCACCGCGGGTGGCGCTGCCACCGGCCCCCGCGGCCAGCGGCGGGAACAGCCGCGGCGGGCACCGCGTGACCCCGGGAGGGGGCGTGGCGCCGCGGGGCTATCCGTGACGTCATCACCCCGCGCCCGCAACTTATCGtcgcggcggggccggcgctgTCACCTCAGCGCCGCCATGTCCTTGTGGGTGGCCAAGCtgggcccggccgcggccgccgccgctcggGGCCGCCTGGGGAGCTCCGTTGTACCGGCGGTGAGCGGGGCCGGGGAAGGGGGAGGGCCCTGTGCCCAGCCGCGTTCCCTCGGCTgcggcggccgcccctcggcgcggccgggcgggctCACCTTGGGGTGCCGGGGCCGCTGCGGCCTGTGCTGCTGGCGCCCTCTCCCCGCCCTTCAGCAGCGGGGCTGGGCTCCCGGGCCGGCCTCTGCTCGCTCCCACCGGCGTTCCTGCGCTCCTGGGAGCGCTGGGGGCCGCCCTAGGGCggggggatgctgggctgcCCCTTAGGAGGGGATATTCCCGGTGGGCCAGTGCAGGGGCGATGGAGAGGAGGTGAGATTTAAGGTAAAGGCATGAGTAAATACCTGAGACCAGAGCGTGGTGACCCAGTGACCTTCACCTTGGGAATGTGGTCTTTGGTGGTGCAGGCGGaagaattttaaacaaaaataaaatctcatatGTGTAATGCCACTACGTTGCTCAGAAGAAGACTTATTCGATTTTTGCCAAGGTTTCTGGGCAGctttgctgagcagggctcagtAAGGTGCTGCTTTCAGCTTTATGGGTGGTTATTTCTTTCCACCTTTGCCCAGATACTGTCTCATGCAGAAATGAAGCTGGAACTCGCCTGAGAGTCTGGGAGGAAGTTCTGAGGGTCTGGGGGAGGGTTTAATGTTAATATCTACCCAacaacaagcaaacaaacaaaagtacAAGCAAAAGTTTACTGTTTGATCTCCCTTGGGAATGCAGGGCACGTCATGTCTCTGGCCTTCAGTAAATCTGAGAAGTTTCTGTCGTTGTGTAGGTTCAGAGTGGAGTTCTGGCAGAGCAGTCCCACTTCAAGTTTTAAAGGCACTGAAAGTTGTTTTATGGTTTCTGCCTTCTCAGCCTTGCTTTTTCATGAAGAGCTTCTCAGCCTAAATATTGCTTCAGTTGTGAAGCTGAAATGGCAGCACTATACTGTATGAAAATTCCTTGCATTAGATGTGCGAGTATGTATCTTCATGCATGTGCAGAAGGTCTGAAAAAGCTGCATGTTGAGCATGCCCAGTTCAgctaagaaaactgaaaatttaattttggtgtgtttttttttcaggcaagaATTCATATCAGCCCCAAGTGGAATTTGGAGTATGGTTGGCTGGCTTATATGTTGGGAGACAGAGCTATGAGAAAGTTCACTGAATACAGCAAAGTCTTTACAGTGGAGGGAAACTTATCTTCTGGGAAGGGCAAGCTTGCAAAACTAGTAGCAGAAAAACTAGGTATCTCTTATTTTACCTATTTCTGTAATAGTTAATAGAATTTGTCATTACGGTTGTCATTCTTGTGCAAAGAAAGTTAGTTCACCAATAAACTCTTGAATTATTACTTAGGCAGTGCCACAGTTGATGTGGAAAGCTTATTGGTAAGGGGAGAGTAAAATGTTGGTGAGGCTTGAGATGAGGATGGGATATTTGTCAGATCCGTGGGATGCTTGTGTAGGTatgatttgttttgaaaaaaattcagttctaATGAAGTCATTTTGCTCACTGGGCTCCTACCTCTGATAGAGTCACTGAGCACCTCGAGAGGTAGGATTTTCTGCATGGGTGTACACCAGAGCATCAAGGGGATTAGAGGATTGGTGGCAAAAAGATTCTGCGTAGAATGATAGCTCAGCTCGCACTGGGGAGGTGGAAGGTGGCAATACTTCAAATTTGGGTTTGTCTGCCCTCTGTGATGTGATTGACCAAAggtttttgtgctgttttcaaGAGTTGTTCAATGTAAAGCTATATATTTGAGCTGCATAGATGTTTACTGTAAAGGAACAAAACTTATATATTGATTGGTGCTCtgttgtgggtttcttttttgtcaGGGATGAAATACTTCCCAGAAGCAGATATCCATTACCTAAACAGAATCACGGCAGACGGAACACTGCTGCATGAGAAATTTAATGGTTTCTGTAACCTAGAGAGGTTTTACAATGATCCGAAATGCCCTGATGGACACTCTTATCGACTGCAAGCTTGGCTGTTTGGTAATCGTGTTTTACAGTATGCTGATGCATTGGAGCATCTGCTGAGCACAGGTTAGATTTCACAGTgaataaatttcatttctgaattaaCATCTGAGTGTAAGTTGCAAGTAAGCTGTGTAAGTGCTTTGCTAAtacctgcattttaaaatggaaggcTCTTGAATGGTTaagctttttatatttttttcccccttagtGAGTACATGTGAGCAGCcatttggaaaaatactttgcatgttttctgttgGAACAGTATCTTATATCCTTTCAAGCAAAGGAAATATGTACACATTACCAAGTTCATTAGTTTTCATTTGGCAAGCCCTGATTATTctcaaaaaggcattttaaacaTACCAAGATAGCTTTGTGTTGTATGGCCTTTTTAAAACTCTTCCTAGACTTAGTTCCTAATGGTGTCTTTTGTTCAgtctttatttcattaaatactgttgtgtggtggtggtgttacaATTTGAGTGTCTTCTGTTGAGAGAAGATTTCCTATACCAACACTGATTTACCTGTTGCTTATGCTTTAGTAAGTGTTTCccaaaaaagatgaaaatatgtgGATACCAGAAAGTTTGACACATTTAAGTACTCTAGTAATAGGTACAGTAGGAGAATATGTGGGTGAGACAGGCATGTTCAGCATACGTATCCAGTATGTTTTAGTGAGCCAAAAGCTTgctctttgattttatttaaattttctagaaaagcattcagaaaattGACTGTAAGAGAAGTATTGtctataattttaaatgtttctgccAGCAGTCTCTTTGAGCCTTGCTGACTGGAACCTCCTTTCAATTGCAGGACAAGGTGTAGTGATGGAGCGCTCTCCCTACAGCGACTTTGTGTTTCTGGATGCAATGTTTAAACAAGGCTATATCCACAAGCGATGTAAGTTACTTGCATGCCAAAGGAAGTTGTTTTGCTGTAATCTGTCAGAAGTGTGGTAgtttaggttttaaaaaagaaacaaaaaagcctgcTTGGAAGATGGTGTCCTTTAAATACTCAGAGTTGTTTGTAAGGTGCTTAGCACCTTGCTGTTCTGTGCATCAAGGACCAACCTCCAGCCATGAGACTTCCAGGTTTTCTTTGAGGCTTTGGTTCTGCTGATATGTTAAAGAACATGTATTCTGTGTATTGCTCGTGTCCTGTCAGCCAGAGACTCCTGTAGTTCCCTGAACGTGTGGTGAGGATGCTGATGAAGACTAGAGGTCCTTTGGGGAGACCATGATCTTGGAGTATTAGGTGGGAGGTAAATAATGGGCCAGCAGGGTTTGTCCTACTTGCCTTAAAGAGCCAGGCCTGCTCCGAATGTCAGAGAAGACAAATGTTGCCCTtgtcttcaagaagggcaaggaggaggatccagggagttacaggccagtcagcctcagcTTGATCTGATGGAGCAAATCCTCCTGGAAGCAATGTCCAAACATATGAAGATGTTTAGGTGATGGATAATAGTCGTCATAGTTTTATGAAAAGGAAATCACACTTAAACAGCTGCTAGTCAGCTCCTCATAGCAGGCTAGCTCAGTGGATGAGCAGAGAGCAGTGGCTATTGTTTATATTAAGCAAGGCTTTCAGTGCTGTCTCTCATAACCTCATCACTGAAAAACTGATGGTTTAGTTATGCAGGCAGTGAATTGAAAAGTGGCTGAACTGCTGGGCTCAAAGGATTGTGATCAACAGtgcaaagtccagctggaggccaaTAACTAGTGTATCCCAGGGGACGAGGATGTTGCTCTCATCAAAACTGGAGTActgtgcccagttctgggctaccagttaaaaaaaaaaaagatgtgaactTACTGGAGGGAGTCTAGCAAAAGCCCTGAAGGTCATTAAGAAAGTAGAGCATCCAATGCATGAGGAGAGATTGAGAGAACTGGGGCTTtttggcctggagaagagaaggcaagGCTCAGGGGGGTGTATAAATCCCTGATGGTGTTTATGTCTAAAAATACTTGACGGGGGAAAAGTACTGTGTGGATCCAGTCTCTCCTCAGTGGCACTTAGTGAGAGGACAAAAGGCAAAGGGCCTTGAAATACAAGAGGTTcaatttataagaaaaaaaaaacattttctactgTGAAGGTAGTGAAACCTTAGAGCAGATtgcctggggaggctgtgggatCTCTATCCTGGAGATACTCAGAACACTCGGACACAGTCCTGAGCCACTTGCTCTAGTTCACCCCATTCTGAGCAGACTGGCTGAACAACATGATCTGTGGATGTTCCTTCCAACCTGGGTGTGATTCTGTGGTTTGGGGTTATGGGTGGTGAGCTCCTGAGCAGTGCAGTGTTACTGTGCTGGTGCCTTGTGGACAGATGCATAGAGTCTCCATCCCTTGGCTAGGAATGGAGCAGTTGTGAGACACATAGGAGACCAGCCACAGCCAAATGTGCAAACTTAGCGCTGAGTTTGAAAGTATGTAGAAAATAACCGTAAAGCCCTGTCATCAGCTGACCCTTTAGTAAATTGCTGTTGAAATTCTTGTTTCTGCCTGTTCTTAGCAAATCTGGCATTTTGACTACTCATCAGGTGAAGATAATTGTTCCCCTGACTGCCTCGTGCTGCTTCAGTCCTGTTTGATTTGGCTTAGATTTAGGAGGtgtatatttgttttttaacacCTGCTGTAAGTTGCAACTTTTTGCTGAATGTGTTTGAGAGCTGGTTGTAATGAACTGTCTTACTGCTCTGTGGTGGTGAGGCAAACAAAGCCCAGCGACCCACAATTtctatttaatataaaatgctaGTAATAAGTAATGGATTGCTGGAATCCTTACACAGCATACATCTTGATTAGAGGTACTGCTGACTTACTGTGGTGCCAAGCACAGTGGGCTTTAAATTTTTCACAAGCTGTTTGAATTTGAAAGCCTGGCACTACATTTCTAGCTAAGCCAATGAGCCTTATTGAGGAAAGCTTGCACTAGATTTAGGTTTAATGGAGCCTGTGCTATTGGTgccattttaatttgaattgaTGCTTCCCCTGAACCTGTGTGGCTTCCTAATCACCAACTATTACCCACAAAATGCTTTAGGTTATTGATGTGGTAGAACCACAGACCTGACCAGCTCCTCTCAGATACATTTTTCTGCATGGGAAGGTGAGGTCCTCCAAAGGGCAGCCTGGTGGTTGTGTTTTTGGAGAGAAGATCTGCTGTTGCTCACGTGGAGCACAGAGCTACTGAGTAACAGTAGTGCACAGTATGCCTCCAGTACAGGTGAAGAGGGACGTTGCTGGATTGGTGATGCcttaaaatatttggttttccTCAACATGATTTCTTGTAGGCATTGGAGGGCAAGGCAGATGCCTGCCTCATCCTTGGGTTTCCCCCCTTGTAGAAAATAGAGTACAAGTTCTTGCAAAGTCTTCTTGAAACATGTGACCTTCCGCTGAAGCGGTATCATGAAACAGCTCTTCTGCGGGTGGTGAGGCTTATTTAATGTGGCATTTTAGAGCCACCGAGGGCGCATGCGTTTTCAGTTCTCTTCCAGTAATCAGTAATGACCTCTGGGACTTTAGTTGTGTTTGTTCACCTTTGCCACACTGTCATCTTTGTAGGAGGTTGGGGCCATTTATTTTGTGGATGAGGCTGTGGCAgaaggcagccccagccggtGGTCACCTCAGGTGACCTGAGTGCTGCAGTCTCTCCCTGATGTTTTGAGGGGCTGTCTCTAAATGATGGTGGGCAAAACCTAAGTTTCTCTAAACTTGTTAGAAATAAACCCCCTCTTTGATAATAGCTGCTGTTAGATTCTTGTGACAGTGCATGCAGCTTCTTAGTTTAATTgtgttttactttctgtttctggaagaGTGTTTATTCTAAAAACTTCCTGAATCCTATTTGAAGAAAACCCTACCCTAAACTTGTTGTATCAGCCAGGAAGAGGAGATACAAATACAAAGGTGGAGGATGTGGTTTAATTGCAAATAGAATGTGTTTAGCAAGTGCAGGAAAAACCACTCAGGAAATGATTGAGGGTTCATTACCAGACAGATTATAATCACACTGTTCCTATTGCACTTGTCCTCGTTTGTGAAGTGTGTATGTGTTCAGCTGGGCTGCCTTTAGCTCTCCAGTGTAtttggttcatttttttttgtacaggTCTCGATCACTACAAGGAGATCAAAGAGAACAGCATTTGTGAATTCCTGCCACCTCACTTGGTCATTTATATAGATGTACCTGTCCCAGAGGTGCAGAAGAGGATTCAAGATAAAGGCGAGGTAATTTTAtgtcttgctgctgttgctgactGTTAATGTCTGTTGTAATCAAACCTTTATGCATGAGTCCTGTGGGCTTTGGTGCAgaattctgcttctgaaaaggtTCTTATCCTCTTAGGTGTAAGAACTGTGTGTTGGTGGTGACTGTGTGGGTATTCTGGTATGTTTTCtctaaaaaatgcaaaaatcaacTTTTTGACTTGCAGCAGTATGCTGCCATTTCTGTACTGAGAAATTGTATAAAATTCACCAGCTCTTAAAAACCAGCCTCTGTAGCTGCCACATCAGGAGTCATATCCAGGTAATGTGCTTCTTGCAATACACTCTAAGATTATCTGTACTTTTGAGTATCGGAAGACCCAGCTGTGGTCCCTGTCTCCAGCTTCCCCAGCCGACTGCTTTTTCAGACCCACACAATGTCAACACAGGTCACTTGTGATCAGCAAGTTCAGTTAACtttctgaaattaagaaaattactgtTTGGTGCTTTTGTATTAACACAGTGAAACCACCAGTTTTAAACTGAACACTAATTTTGTATAGGTATTCcatgaaatacaaaattcagGGTGTTTTCTGGCTATTCTGATGTAAAGTTGATGAGAAGTCCAGTTGCTTCTTGTCACTAGTGCAACTTCAGTCTAGTCTGAGGTCATGGTATGTGACTCTTACCTATTACTGATCTTTGACAGTTGTGGAACATTCTCACTTTTGCTCTCAGAACCCTTTGAGGGTGGCATAGTTTCTCTCCAAGATAATCTGTTCTTGAAGCCGTGGTATTGGATGGAGACTActggtaaaaagaaaagaaaataaacttagTTCTGTAGCATTGTCTTCAAATTACCTCTCTTTATATCAACATATTAGGTGGCTGGCTTGTTGAAATAGTCTTGGATCGGAAAAGCTGTAGGGTGCTTTTCGATAATGACTAATCTAAAGAAGGTTTTTGGTCTGGGTCTTTGCATCCCCCTTCTGTGATACTTGGACATGTGCTTGTAAGTAGTCTCAGATGTGTTATGACGATTAAATAATGTTTACCTTGTACCTTGTTCAAAGGCTATGGAAAATTTCGTCGAGTGAAGTATTTAACTGTGGAAAGCCTGATAgattaataaagaaaagctttcttgtAGGAAAATTGTCGGGTCTCTTAAATGCTGGTGATGCCCGTTTCTCTcgaagtgtgtgtgtgagtgtgctAGGGTGACCTAGTAGCATTTCGTTTTGTGGTTTCCTGCTCATTTAAGAGGGAGCCTGATGATTGCCAAAGGGAAGCGGCATCAAAGCCGTAAATGGAAGGCTGCCCTTGCCGCTTTGTGATCTGCATGGCCTGAGTTGCTTAGTCT
The Falco cherrug isolate bFalChe1 chromosome 8, bFalChe1.pri, whole genome shotgun sequence DNA segment above includes these coding regions:
- the NDUFA10 gene encoding NADH dehydrogenase [ubiquinone] 1 alpha subcomplex subunit 10, mitochondrial — translated: MSLWVAKLGPAAAAAARGRLGSSVVPAARIHISPKWNLEYGWLAYMLGDRAMRKFTEYSKVFTVEGNLSSGKGKLAKLVAEKLGMKYFPEADIHYLNRITADGTLLHEKFNGFCNLERFYNDPKCPDGHSYRLQAWLFGNRVLQYADALEHLLSTGQGVVMERSPYSDFVFLDAMFKQGYIHKRCLDHYKEIKENSICEFLPPHLVIYIDVPVPEVQKRIQDKGEPYEKKVSPLYLQGIEDAYKKTFLPEISETTEVLQYTATEAEDVEKVIEDIEYLKFDKGPWLEQDDVSFHHLRLYVQDKSGVLDPVAIPRFIPEVTIGGSEYDKIYYEYRSLPGRKFRQGYNADVGDKWIWLK